A single region of the bacterium genome encodes:
- the ptsP gene encoding phosphoenolpyruvate--protein phosphotransferase translates to MLTGIGVSPGVAIGKVFLLDSDRYFVPERKLSESEIADEISRFRQAVEQTKQQLMDLKTKVEKEIGATAAEIFATHLMLLEDPSLIQQTIERIRQDKTNAEYLFTQVLQKMIAVFAKMEDEYLRERATDLRDVGRRVISNLLGKERETLAKLEEEVIVVAYDLAPSDTASMVKEKVIGFATDTGSRTSHTAIMARALEIPAVVGLGNITASVKSGDTLIVDGSHGVVIVNPDPATLAEYQEKQRRYILFERELEKIKGLPAETTDGYRVTIAANIELPEEIEHVKKHGADGVGLYRTEFLYMNRPDFPSEEEQFEAYRVVAESLAPQPVIIRTIDLGGDKFISQLDMPAEMNPFLGCRAIRFCLERPDVFKTQLRAIVRASMFGSVKIMFPMISGVKELRAALSILDETKRELAAEGVEYDQNLQVGVMIEIPSAAMTADILAKEVDFFSIGTNDLIQYTLAVDRVNERIAHLYDPLHPAILRFIKWVIDAGHNAGIWVGMCGEMASDPMFTMILLGLGLDEFSMGPVAIPGIKKIIRSVSMQESKELARTVFNLSTADEIREYLQRRVSQILPELV, encoded by the coding sequence GAAAACGAAAGTAGAAAAGGAGATAGGAGCAACCGCGGCAGAAATTTTTGCGACTCATTTGATGTTATTAGAAGACCCGAGTTTAATCCAGCAGACCATCGAGCGGATTCGTCAGGATAAAACAAATGCTGAATATCTCTTCACGCAGGTTCTACAGAAAATGATAGCGGTTTTTGCGAAAATGGAAGACGAATATTTGCGGGAACGAGCTACCGATTTACGTGATGTTGGACGGCGAGTGATTAGCAATCTGCTTGGGAAAGAACGGGAAACATTAGCGAAATTGGAAGAAGAAGTGATTGTGGTTGCGTATGACCTTGCTCCATCAGATACCGCTTCAATGGTCAAAGAGAAAGTGATTGGTTTTGCCACTGATACTGGGAGTAGAACATCGCATACTGCGATTATGGCGCGTGCACTTGAAATTCCCGCAGTGGTTGGATTGGGCAACATCACTGCCTCAGTGAAATCCGGAGATACACTTATCGTTGATGGTTCACACGGGGTAGTTATCGTCAATCCTGATCCAGCAACCTTAGCGGAATATCAGGAAAAGCAACGGCGCTACATTTTGTTCGAGCGGGAATTAGAAAAAATTAAAGGGTTACCGGCAGAAACGACTGATGGATATCGAGTAACCATAGCTGCAAACATTGAGTTGCCAGAAGAAATTGAGCACGTTAAAAAGCATGGCGCTGATGGTGTCGGATTATACCGCACTGAATTCTTATACATGAACCGACCGGATTTCCCATCAGAAGAAGAACAGTTTGAAGCATATCGGGTTGTAGCGGAAAGTCTCGCTCCGCAACCGGTGATTATCCGGACGATTGACCTTGGTGGTGATAAGTTTATTTCACAGCTCGATATGCCTGCGGAAATGAATCCGTTTTTAGGATGTCGCGCGATTCGGTTCTGTTTAGAGCGTCCGGATGTATTTAAAACTCAGTTACGTGCTATTGTTCGGGCAAGTATGTTTGGTTCAGTTAAGATAATGTTCCCGATGATATCCGGCGTTAAAGAGCTTCGTGCGGCGTTATCGATTCTTGATGAGACCAAACGGGAATTAGCTGCTGAAGGAGTTGAATACGACCAGAATTTGCAGGTCGGGGTTATGATTGAAATTCCATCAGCAGCGATGACCGCAGATATTTTAGCGAAAGAAGTTGATTTTTTTAGTATTGGAACGAATGATTTGATTCAATATACGCTAGCGGTTGACCGAGTAAATGAACGGATAGCGCATCTATACGACCCACTTCATCCTGCAATATTGCGGTTTATTAAATGGGTGATTGATGCTGGGCATAATGCGGGGATTTGGGTCGGAATGTGTGGTGAAATGGCATCAGACCCAATGTTTACGATGATTCTTCTCGGATTAGGATTAGATGAATTTAGTATGGGACCGGTAGCGATTCCCGGAATTAAAAAAATTATTCGATCAGTTAGCATGCAGGAATCGAAAGAGTTAGCGAGAACGGTATTCAATTTATCAACTGCAGATGAAATTCGTGAATATTTGCAACGGCGCGTTTCACAAATTCTACCAGAACTGGTGTAA
- a CDS encoding bifunctional phosphoglucose/phosphomannose isomerase, with product MSTFIFDNIQKIEKIDQHNMGALLYDLAEQCQAAVTIGEQFKRNSNNTNITNILFAGLGGSAISGDLLRNYLAEQLAVPLVVSRNYTLPNFVGSTTLFIASSYSGNTEETLSAYDIAKKKKAQILCITSGGKLAERAVNDGFPVIIIPSGLPPRTAIGYSFFPALIALANLALIPEQTSAATEVIALLKRLREQYAPEVAMEQNLTKQIASRLYGKLPVIYASGDRFESIVMRWRCQINENSKCLANSQVFPELNHNEIVGWEVQKELMQKMHVIYIRDKEDHPQVQKRFQITRELIEEYADGITELWTIGNSLLARMWSVLYCGDYVSYYLAILNEVDPTPVTKINYLKEKLTK from the coding sequence ATGTCAACTTTTATTTTTGATAATATTCAAAAGATCGAGAAAATTGACCAGCATAATATGGGTGCATTGCTGTATGATTTAGCAGAACAATGTCAAGCAGCGGTTACTATCGGAGAACAATTTAAGCGAAACTCGAATAACACAAATATTACGAACATCCTGTTCGCTGGGCTTGGCGGGTCAGCAATCAGTGGTGATTTATTACGCAATTATCTAGCAGAACAATTGGCGGTACCGCTAGTAGTAAGTCGAAATTATACCTTACCGAATTTCGTTGGTTCTACGACCTTATTCATTGCGAGTAGTTATTCAGGAAACACAGAAGAAACCCTGTCTGCCTATGATATCGCCAAGAAAAAGAAAGCGCAAATTCTTTGTATTACCAGCGGTGGAAAATTAGCCGAACGCGCGGTAAACGATGGATTTCCGGTTATCATTATTCCTTCAGGATTACCACCAAGAACCGCTATCGGCTATTCGTTTTTCCCGGCGTTAATAGCATTAGCTAACTTAGCGTTGATTCCGGAACAAACATCTGCGGCAACCGAGGTTATCGCTCTCTTAAAACGGTTACGTGAACAATATGCGCCAGAAGTTGCTATGGAACAGAACCTGACAAAACAAATCGCAAGTCGGCTCTACGGTAAACTCCCGGTCATTTATGCTTCTGGTGATAGATTTGAAAGTATCGTTATGCGATGGCGCTGTCAGATAAACGAAAATAGCAAATGTTTAGCGAATTCTCAGGTATTCCCGGAATTAAATCATAACGAAATTGTTGGTTGGGAAGTGCAAAAAGAGTTAATGCAGAAGATGCATGTTATTTACATCCGCGATAAAGAAGACCATCCGCAAGTGCAAAAACGGTTTCAGATAACCCGGGAATTGATTGAAGAATATGCGGATGGGATAACTGAGCTATGGACAATCGGGAATTCGCTATTAGCCCGGATGTGGTCGGTGTTATATTGTGGCGATTATGTGAGTTATTATCTAGCGATATTAAACGAAGTCGACCCAACCCCGGTTACCAAAATTAACTATTTAAAAGAAAAATTGACAAAATAA
- the argH gene encoding argininosuccinate lyase: protein MSHSNKLWSGRFKTATDTDVEQYTVSLHFDKRLYKYDILGSIAHVRMLGKCRIISHAEMHKIIRGLQEILHEFESGKFKYNPADEDIHMSIEKRLHEKIGTTAGKLHTARSRNDQIVLDMRLYLREVIADLDGYLKHLQQTLIQLAEKNLTIIMPGFTHLQHAQPVLLSHHLLAYFEMFDRDRDRLRETYRRVNVMPLGAGALAGTSFPIDRNYVAKQLGFPIISKNSIDTVSDRDFIIEVLNDTAILMMHLSRLAEELVLWSTPEFGFIEIGDAFCTGSSIMPQKKNPDVAELIRGKTGRVYGNLISVLTVLKGLPLSYNRDLQEDKEPLFDSIDTIIGTLSVLIKMLPSIKFNVQRMRLMAELGYANATDVADYLTKKGVPFREAHTIVGKLVQYCIRHKKILEELPLEIYQQFHPKFQRDIYQILDIRHSVDSRNLPGGTATVQVTKAIAEAKKRLKKELLTNRYA from the coding sequence ATGTCCCATTCGAATAAGTTGTGGTCAGGTAGATTCAAAACAGCTACCGATACTGACGTAGAACAGTATACCGTTTCGTTGCATTTCGATAAACGATTATATAAATATGATATTCTCGGCAGTATCGCCCATGTGCGGATGCTTGGGAAATGCCGGATTATTTCCCATGCTGAAATGCACAAAATTATTCGCGGGTTACAGGAAATATTGCATGAATTCGAATCTGGAAAATTCAAATATAATCCCGCGGATGAAGATATCCATATGAGTATTGAAAAGCGATTACACGAGAAAATCGGCACCACAGCAGGAAAACTGCATACCGCTCGCAGTCGGAATGACCAGATTGTGTTAGATATGCGGTTATACTTACGCGAAGTGATAGCTGACCTTGACGGGTATCTAAAACACTTACAACAGACCCTGATACAATTAGCGGAAAAAAATCTTACCATAATTATGCCGGGGTTTACCCATTTACAGCATGCACAGCCGGTGCTACTTTCACATCATTTACTAGCGTATTTTGAGATGTTCGACCGCGACCGCGACCGGCTGCGTGAAACTTATCGTCGGGTTAATGTTATGCCGCTTGGTGCCGGAGCACTTGCTGGAACCTCGTTTCCGATTGACCGGAATTATGTTGCTAAACAGCTTGGGTTTCCGATAATATCGAAGAATAGTATTGATACCGTTTCTGACCGGGATTTTATCATCGAAGTTCTAAACGATACAGCAATCCTGATGATGCATTTATCGCGACTTGCTGAAGAGTTAGTGTTATGGTCAACGCCGGAATTCGGGTTCATCGAAATAGGCGATGCGTTTTGTACCGGAAGTAGTATTATGCCGCAGAAAAAAAATCCGGATGTTGCCGAGTTAATCCGCGGGAAAACCGGGCGCGTTTATGGAAACCTTATATCCGTGTTAACAGTTTTGAAAGGATTACCGTTATCCTACAACCGCGATTTACAGGAAGATAAAGAGCCATTATTCGATTCGATTGATACCATTATCGGAACCTTATCGGTTTTGATAAAAATGCTACCGAGCATAAAGTTCAATGTGCAACGAATGCGGTTAATGGCAGAGTTGGGTTACGCTAACGCTACAGATGTAGCCGATTATCTGACGAAAAAAGGGGTTCCATTCAGAGAAGCGCATACCATTGTCGGAAAGCTGGTTCAATATTGCATCCGCCATAAGAAAATTTTGGAAGAACTCCCGCTGGAAATATACCAACAGTTCCACCCAAAGTTTCAGCGAGATATTTATCAAATTTTAGATATTCGACATAGTGTAGATTCGCGAAATCTCCCGGGTGGAACCGCTACGGTTCAGGTAACAAAAGCTATTGCCGAAGCGAAAAAGAGATTAAAAAAAGAACTGCTAACAAACCGTTACGCTTAG
- the lysA gene encoding diaminopimelate decarboxylase, translating into MHQFQYRNNELYCEQVRIKDIAEQVGTPFYLYSRQTLIEHYRRLDTAFAAIDHLICYSIKANFNLALCKLLCEQGCGADIVSGGELYRALQAGFDPQKIVYAGVGKTAEEIEYALNSNILMFNVESMPEAELISQIATRLKKTAKLAIRVNPDVDAHTHDYITTGKKENKFGIDYHDAPEFYHRVKQLPNLAVVGMHIHIGSQIETPQPYIASIKRVITLLHKLRDSGIHLDVFNMGGGMGIVYHNERPMPATEFAAAIVPLVANLGCRLILEPGRYLVGNAGILLTKVLYVKKTHEKTFVIVDAAMTDLIRPALYNAYHEILPVVKNDSAKMLEADIVGPVCESGDFFAHNRKIQEVQSGDLVAIMSAGAYGFSMASNYNCRPRPAEVLVEHATYRIVRKRETYEDLLKNEK; encoded by the coding sequence ATGCATCAATTTCAATATCGAAACAACGAATTATATTGCGAGCAGGTGCGTATCAAAGATATTGCTGAACAGGTCGGAACACCGTTTTACCTTTATAGTCGGCAGACGTTAATTGAACATTATCGGAGACTCGATACCGCATTTGCTGCGATTGACCATCTCATTTGCTATTCGATAAAGGCGAATTTCAATTTAGCGTTATGCAAACTTCTGTGCGAGCAAGGATGCGGAGCGGATATTGTGTCCGGTGGCGAATTATATCGCGCGTTACAAGCCGGATTCGACCCGCAGAAAATTGTTTACGCTGGCGTCGGGAAAACGGCAGAAGAAATCGAGTACGCTTTAAACTCGAATATTTTAATGTTCAACGTTGAATCGATGCCGGAAGCGGAACTCATCAGTCAGATTGCTACCCGATTAAAGAAAACCGCTAAACTAGCGATTCGGGTTAATCCGGATGTTGATGCGCATACCCACGACTATATTACCACCGGAAAAAAAGAAAATAAGTTCGGAATAGATTACCACGATGCGCCGGAATTCTATCATCGGGTTAAACAATTACCGAATCTAGCTGTGGTCGGAATGCATATTCATATCGGTTCACAAATCGAGACCCCGCAACCGTATATCGCTTCGATTAAACGGGTTATCACGCTCTTGCATAAACTGCGCGATTCCGGAATACATCTTGATGTATTCAATATGGGTGGTGGGATGGGTATCGTGTACCATAACGAACGACCGATGCCCGCAACTGAATTTGCTGCCGCAATTGTCCCGTTAGTAGCAAATCTCGGATGTCGGCTCATTTTAGAACCTGGCAGGTATCTGGTCGGAAACGCCGGAATATTATTAACCAAAGTGCTCTATGTTAAAAAAACGCACGAAAAAACGTTTGTTATCGTTGATGCGGCAATGACCGATTTAATTCGCCCAGCACTTTATAATGCATATCACGAAATTCTTCCGGTAGTAAAAAACGATTCTGCAAAAATGCTCGAAGCGGATATTGTCGGACCGGTTTGTGAATCCGGCGATTTTTTTGCACATAATCGGAAAATTCAAGAAGTTCAATCCGGCGATTTAGTAGCGATAATGAGTGCGGGTGCGTATGGATTTTCGATGGCATCGAATTATAATTGCCGGCCGCGTCCAGCAGAAGTTTTAGTTGAGCATGCGACGTATCGCATTGTGCGGAAACGGGAAACCTACGAAGATTTATTAAAAAATGAGAAATAA
- the dapF gene encoding diaminopimelate epimerase, translating into MNIPFSKFSGAGNDFILIDNREQNISSDGISFTDENGSTHQLALPTLINRLCRRGLSVGADGVILIENSKTADFKMRYFNADGSEADTCGNGARCAARFAFLKQIAPRRMRVETRAGLYEAEITDQNLVKVKMSDPGQPKLNIMLTVKSGQLRTHFIHTGVPHVVVFISDILEMLKRPTTLDDLDVVNLGRELRYHPEFQPAGTNVNFVKCENKQTLRIRTYERGVENETLACGTGSIASTIIAYRLGRVSSPVTVHTRSGSLLKVYFEATPDTITNVYLEGDARFVYDGIIYADAVK; encoded by the coding sequence ATGAATATTCCATTCAGTAAATTTAGTGGAGCTGGGAACGATTTTATTCTGATTGATAATCGTGAGCAGAACATATCGTCAGACGGTATCTCGTTTACCGATGAGAATGGTTCCACACACCAGCTTGCGCTACCGACGCTTATCAATAGACTCTGCCGTCGGGGGTTATCCGTCGGTGCGGATGGCGTTATTCTGATTGAAAATTCGAAAACAGCGGATTTTAAAATGCGATATTTTAACGCTGACGGTTCTGAAGCGGATACCTGCGGGAACGGCGCTCGGTGCGCTGCTCGATTCGCGTTTCTGAAACAAATCGCGCCACGCCGGATGCGGGTTGAAACCCGCGCCGGACTCTATGAAGCGGAAATAACTGACCAGAATCTGGTTAAAGTTAAAATGAGCGATCCCGGTCAGCCGAAATTGAATATTATGCTTACGGTTAAATCCGGGCAATTACGAACCCATTTTATTCATACCGGAGTTCCGCACGTTGTCGTTTTCATTTCTGATATTCTCGAAATGTTGAAACGACCGACTACACTTGATGACCTTGATGTGGTTAATCTCGGTAGGGAACTTCGGTATCATCCAGAATTTCAGCCAGCAGGAACGAATGTTAATTTCGTTAAATGCGAGAATAAACAGACGTTACGGATTCGAACCTATGAACGTGGGGTTGAAAATGAAACGCTCGCTTGCGGAACTGGCTCAATTGCGAGTACAATTATTGCGTATCGGTTAGGTCGAGTTAGTTCGCCAGTAACCGTGCATACACGTAGCGGAAGTTTACTAAAAGTATATTTCGAAGCGACCCCGGATACCATTACCAACGTCTATCTTGAAGGCGATGCCCGGTTCGTGTATGATGGAATAATCTATGCAGATGCGGTAAAATAA
- a CDS encoding DUF1566 domain-containing protein, whose product MNRENKYFLFNILLFTLMLSRIAISQQTDKPSSDTALSRVAVVDFEAIGSGVDREFGKGVAEILSSALIKSKKYRVIERSALLKVLKEQKLQMTDLVDTKSAVEVGKFLGAETIVTGSIIKMGKSYTLTPRFIDVQTATAKESENLTCTNEEEIPRMCNQIVEILIGERLKPKSVTYQKAGDLEFVDQSADGRFKVTREGIILDTRTDLMWAPDPGGDRTWYQAKEYAENLTLGGYTDWRLPTRAELKGLYEPSKEHKPYGHEDWGSTIKIDPVFKFSGYWAWSSELYESEGSSGAWLLDFDDGYEDWIDRDDSDGDRVLPVRSRR is encoded by the coding sequence ATGAACAGGGAAAATAAATATTTCCTATTCAATATTCTTCTATTCACGCTGATGTTATCTAGGATAGCGATAAGTCAACAGACCGATAAACCGAGTTCAGATACGGCGCTATCGCGAGTTGCAGTAGTTGATTTTGAAGCTATCGGGAGCGGGGTTGACCGCGAGTTTGGCAAAGGAGTCGCAGAGATTTTATCTTCTGCGTTAATCAAATCGAAAAAATATCGTGTGATTGAACGGAGTGCGCTCTTGAAGGTGCTGAAAGAGCAGAAATTACAGATGACCGATTTAGTTGACACAAAAAGTGCGGTTGAAGTCGGGAAATTTCTCGGTGCAGAAACGATTGTTACCGGCAGTATCATTAAAATGGGGAAAAGTTATACGTTAACCCCACGGTTTATTGACGTACAAACCGCAACCGCGAAAGAAAGCGAGAATTTAACCTGCACGAACGAAGAAGAAATACCACGGATGTGCAACCAAATCGTCGAGATTTTAATTGGCGAACGGCTGAAACCGAAATCAGTTACCTATCAGAAGGCTGGAGATTTGGAATTTGTTGACCAGAGTGCTGATGGTCGGTTTAAGGTTACCCGCGAGGGGATTATTCTGGATACGAGAACGGATTTAATGTGGGCACCAGACCCTGGCGGAGATAGAACGTGGTATCAAGCGAAAGAGTATGCCGAAAATCTGACGTTAGGCGGATATACTGACTGGCGACTCCCTACCAGAGCGGAATTAAAAGGATTGTATGAGCCATCGAAAGAGCATAAACCGTACGGGCACGAAGATTGGGGTTCTACAATAAAGATTGATCCGGTATTTAAGTTTAGCGGATATTGGGCGTGGAGTTCGGAATTATACGAAAGCGAAGGTTCTTCCGGTGCCTGGCTCTTGGACTTCGACGATGGCTACGAGGACTGGATCGACCGCGACGACTCCGACGGCGACAGAGTCTTGCCGGTCCGTTCCCGAAGGTAA
- a CDS encoding four helix bundle protein, giving the protein MAQYEHLQIYKSTFDLLVYFEKIVRNFSRYNKYTHGSALRNITRDILLLIIRANNSYDKKPVLEEIRLKLEELKQVIHVCKELQVFPNFNSFQTSINQVIEIAKQNEGWLKHSSTRGNRSESQPNPH; this is encoded by the coding sequence ATGGCACAATATGAACATCTCCAGATATATAAATCCACATTTGATTTACTGGTTTACTTTGAGAAAATAGTCAGGAATTTCAGCCGATATAATAAATATACTCACGGTTCAGCGCTAAGGAATATTACCCGAGATATCCTGCTATTGATTATTCGCGCAAATAACAGTTATGATAAAAAACCGGTTCTAGAAGAAATCCGGCTAAAACTCGAAGAGTTAAAACAGGTGATTCACGTTTGTAAAGAGCTACAGGTATTTCCCAATTTCAATTCATTTCAAACTAGTATTAATCAAGTAATCGAGATTGCGAAACAGAACGAGGGATGGCTCAAACATTCTTCGACTCGAGGGAATCGGTCTGAATCACAACCCAATCCTCATTAA
- a CDS encoding DUF4433 domain-containing protein encodes MNPPAKLRKPDWNAYLEEISSRKLESFYHYTPIKNLPQILSAGGIYSRHQARLRNIQPIEIHGWGDKWKELEDYICLSLVPPRWMLDKSTEQYLALAIQPYVAGYQGTLFSLRSSASIEVNVVVLKSQDTIDDFVRLFRNPDEPNPKNRLSEILVEDFIPISDIQAIYLPTWKGNIRYFWVWLFKKWSNFPRYGFSYPPLFVDPNKKLF; translated from the coding sequence TTGAACCCACCAGCTAAACTCCGTAAACCTGATTGGAATGCGTATCTGGAAGAAATATCTTCCCGTAAACTCGAATCGTTCTATCATTATACTCCGATAAAAAACCTCCCGCAAATATTATCTGCTGGCGGAATCTATAGTCGGCATCAGGCACGGTTACGAAATATTCAGCCGATAGAAATCCACGGATGGGGTGATAAATGGAAAGAACTCGAAGATTATATCTGTTTAAGTTTAGTTCCGCCGAGATGGATGCTGGATAAGAGCACCGAGCAATATTTAGCGCTGGCGATACAACCGTATGTCGCCGGATATCAAGGCACACTGTTTTCGTTGCGCAGTAGCGCAAGTATCGAAGTTAATGTAGTCGTATTAAAATCGCAGGATACAATTGACGATTTCGTTCGGTTATTTCGTAATCCGGATGAACCGAACCCGAAAAATCGATTATCAGAAATTCTGGTTGAAGATTTTATCCCGATATCGGATATACAGGCGATATATCTACCGACGTGGAAAGGTAACATACGCTACTTCTGGGTCTGGTTATTCAAAAAATGGAGTAATTTCCCTCGGTATGGTTTCTCCTACCCACCATTATTCGTTGACCCAAACAAGAAGTTATTCTAA
- the dapA gene encoding 4-hydroxy-tetrahydrodipicolinate synthase, producing MKKKFYGSLVAIVTPFKNGLIDEQALTDLIEWHIANGTDGIVPCGTTGESATLSHEEHERVIEITVQTVRGRIPVIAGSGSNSTKEAIRLTKFAEKAGADAALLISPYYNKPTQEGLYQHFKAVSEAVDIPLFLYNIPGRTAVNILPDTMARLAELKNIIGVKEATGDMKQVAETIAVCPKDFMILSGDDFTTLPLLALGGHGVISVVANVVPKETAAMCTAWFDGNINEARRLHYYLLPLTQAMFLETNPIPVKTALAVMGKIDSELRLPLYQMSNKNLDKLKEILSQYQLI from the coding sequence ATGAAAAAGAAGTTTTATGGTTCACTAGTTGCAATCGTTACCCCGTTTAAAAACGGGCTGATTGACGAACAAGCGTTAACCGATTTGATTGAATGGCATATCGCCAACGGAACTGATGGGATAGTTCCCTGCGGGACTACCGGCGAATCCGCTACATTATCCCACGAAGAACATGAACGGGTTATTGAAATTACCGTTCAAACCGTTCGTGGTCGAATTCCGGTCATCGCCGGTTCCGGGTCGAATAGCACGAAGGAAGCGATTCGGTTAACCAAATTTGCGGAAAAAGCTGGTGCGGATGCTGCGCTGCTGATTAGTCCGTATTATAATAAACCGACACAAGAAGGACTCTATCAGCATTTTAAAGCGGTTTCAGAAGCGGTAGATATCCCGTTATTTTTGTATAATATTCCCGGTAGAACCGCAGTCAATATTTTACCGGATACCATGGCGCGACTCGCTGAATTAAAAAATATTATCGGCGTGAAAGAAGCGACCGGCGATATGAAACAGGTTGCTGAAACTATTGCGGTTTGTCCGAAAGATTTTATGATACTATCCGGCGATGATTTTACGACATTACCGCTATTAGCGCTCGGCGGGCACGGTGTCATTTCCGTTGTAGCAAATGTTGTTCCGAAAGAAACGGCAGCGATGTGTACCGCGTGGTTCGACGGAAATATCAACGAAGCAAGACGGTTACATTATTATCTACTCCCGTTAACGCAAGCAATGTTCCTAGAAACCAATCCGATACCGGTTAAAACTGCGTTAGCAGTAATGGGTAAAATTGACTCGGAATTGCGATTGCCACTATATCAGATGAGTAACAAAAATCTAGATAAACTGAAAGAAATACTTAGCCAGTATCAATTGATTTAG
- a CDS encoding Trm112 family protein, producing the protein MALNKELLEILACPVCKTDVIYNEEKQQIICTKCGRKYPVRDDIPIMLVDEAITDEK; encoded by the coding sequence ATGGCATTAAATAAAGAGTTATTAGAGATACTCGCTTGTCCAGTATGTAAAACGGATGTGATATATAACGAAGAAAAACAACAAATTATCTGCACCAAATGCGGCCGGAAATATCCGGTTAGAGATGATATTCCGATAATGCTGGTTGATGAAGCGATAACCGATGAGAAGTAA